One region of Ahniella affigens genomic DNA includes:
- a CDS encoding thiol:disulfide interchange protein DsbA/DsbL — translation MFARALLLIAGLAAGSAVLAQPVPYQEGTHYFRVDPAQPTTAPADKVEVIEVFSYACIHCAHFEPIVAEWKKTAPASIQFSYMPAVFNPTWEVFARAFYAAEVLGIQKQSHEALFKAIHEEKRPFRSGEDVAKFYTAYGKTDAQFLDAMKSFGVEMKLNRAVQQVPKYGVDGTPTVIVAGKYRVTGGSAGSMEKIFDVVKFLVDKELAERAAKPAAKS, via the coding sequence ATGTTTGCTCGCGCTCTTCTGCTGATTGCCGGTCTCGCTGCTGGTTCCGCCGTCCTCGCCCAGCCTGTGCCCTACCAGGAAGGCACGCATTACTTCCGTGTCGATCCGGCGCAACCGACCACGGCTCCGGCCGACAAAGTCGAAGTGATCGAAGTGTTCAGCTACGCCTGCATTCATTGCGCACATTTCGAACCGATCGTTGCCGAATGGAAAAAGACGGCCCCGGCGAGCATCCAGTTTTCCTACATGCCAGCCGTGTTCAACCCAACCTGGGAAGTGTTCGCGCGCGCTTTCTATGCAGCCGAAGTCTTGGGGATCCAGAAGCAGTCGCATGAAGCTCTCTTCAAGGCCATTCACGAAGAGAAGCGTCCCTTCCGCTCGGGAGAAGACGTGGCCAAGTTCTACACGGCTTACGGCAAGACCGACGCCCAGTTCCTGGATGCGATGAAGAGCTTCGGTGTCGAAATGAAGCTGAATCGCGCCGTCCAGCAAGTGCCGAAGTACGGCGTCGATGGCACCCCGACCGTCATCGTGGCGGGCAAGTACCGTGTGACCGGCGGTTCGGCCGGCAGCATGGAGAAGATCTTCGACGTCGTGAAGTTTCTGGTCGACAAGGAACTCGCCGAGCGCGCCGCAAAACCGGCCGCGAAGTCTTGA
- a CDS encoding zinc-dependent metalloprotease family protein — protein sequence MSHATTSFEFPLPDGRHFRAAQNYFRQYQSDWVVWAGDVRDVSQSADGSTIGTLMLSVYQGRVSGVAHIGDTDYSLLPEFGSNLGRLQTMGHGSAVANCPVADHVDALPSTAPQAPFLSTRKSLGECLPAGTLPTQHVIDVMSLYTRDFLISAPAEAQVQSFITTAIANANLIFARSRVPTEYRLVHMGPLPPSSLQLNLAPETQGNDDNKAISKALEWMNDQPAELTSLRNAYGADLVSLFIPSVIDTVNDRCGRANLPVLISGTEKIRRLSGVYEPFNGRAFTAQEVDCGQTDYTYAHEHGHNFGMSHTGSDANLIYSYGSGHVLNPGEKGSVATVMGCVLNGTNVPNGVCQRIANFSDPNVCHDGVPTGTETAKNAEVARLRSPGYAAMRATVTNATPNLTISAPTDGAVVGTGQSLTLVASATDPGAPDLTPFITWRSDREPIYAQGSPVTIALQVAGQHVLTATITDSGNKRVERSVRVVVQGGPPEIRLTQAGIDYLDGSTYVYPTLAVDALPYTRVFSICNTGSSGLTLANTQLVSGANFTQLGQPASLLAPGVCTSLSIQFQASQPGTFTGSLQIANNDSNENPYDVALSATAAPSNVQLVASYVPSLGGARTTYASSSTNAPSFDYYFDPNQGRFEERPGAPCHAGITNPNYLRVRLGGSVLNTGGISGCTFQASWDSVPYTCSVDLVNALNSGQEFIINTDDANQDLTTCAEHRDPQYHVRQNQVHWLQVNFDVGPRTYVRRVTFKRKTNVIRAVAVADTYVTEGAVSENNAAQSYVQVRGGSGTQRFGFMRFAGSSAGVGVSVRSAQLRLMAIGMPMTQLSVRAQVSNAPWVDGVLAFSNWNTITGGDTGSISSAANLAANRTVGFDVSGSVNTVYPSWAYVFRATTSDTRDLRWIGSAENGTSTAGALESRPVLHITTE from the coding sequence GTGTCGCACGCGACGACGTCATTCGAATTTCCACTACCGGATGGCCGGCATTTCAGGGCGGCCCAAAACTATTTCCGGCAGTACCAATCGGACTGGGTCGTTTGGGCCGGCGACGTTCGCGACGTCAGCCAGTCTGCTGATGGTTCGACCATCGGCACGCTGATGCTCAGCGTGTATCAAGGCCGGGTCTCGGGGGTGGCTCATATTGGCGACACCGATTATTCCCTGCTGCCTGAATTCGGATCGAACCTGGGGCGCTTGCAGACCATGGGGCACGGGTCCGCAGTGGCCAATTGTCCCGTGGCCGACCACGTCGATGCGCTGCCGTCCACGGCGCCCCAAGCGCCCTTTTTGTCGACGCGCAAGTCCCTCGGCGAATGCCTGCCGGCCGGAACGTTGCCAACGCAGCACGTCATCGACGTGATGAGCCTTTACACGCGCGACTTTCTGATCAGTGCGCCAGCGGAAGCGCAGGTGCAAAGCTTCATCACGACAGCCATCGCCAACGCCAACCTCATCTTTGCGCGGAGCCGCGTGCCGACCGAGTATCGCCTCGTGCATATGGGGCCGCTGCCGCCATCATCATTGCAGCTCAATCTCGCACCCGAGACGCAGGGCAATGACGACAACAAGGCGATCTCCAAGGCGCTCGAATGGATGAACGATCAGCCAGCCGAGCTGACGAGTTTGCGCAACGCGTATGGCGCCGATTTGGTGTCGTTGTTCATCCCGTCAGTCATCGACACCGTCAACGATCGCTGCGGCCGTGCCAACCTGCCTGTGCTGATCTCTGGAACCGAGAAAATTCGTCGGTTGTCAGGCGTCTATGAGCCGTTCAACGGTCGTGCGTTTACGGCGCAGGAAGTGGACTGCGGCCAGACCGACTACACCTATGCGCACGAGCATGGGCACAACTTCGGGATGAGCCACACGGGCTCGGATGCCAATCTCATCTACAGCTATGGTTCGGGCCATGTGCTGAATCCGGGCGAGAAGGGGAGCGTCGCCACCGTCATGGGTTGCGTATTGAACGGCACGAATGTGCCGAATGGCGTGTGTCAGCGCATCGCCAATTTCTCGGACCCCAATGTCTGTCATGACGGTGTGCCAACGGGAACCGAAACCGCCAAGAATGCTGAAGTAGCGCGCCTGCGCTCGCCGGGCTATGCGGCAATGCGCGCCACCGTGACCAATGCAACCCCCAATCTCACGATCAGTGCGCCAACCGATGGCGCGGTTGTCGGGACCGGGCAGAGCCTGACTTTGGTCGCGTCGGCGACGGATCCCGGAGCGCCTGATCTGACGCCGTTCATCACGTGGCGGTCTGATCGCGAACCCATTTACGCGCAAGGATCGCCTGTAACCATCGCATTGCAGGTTGCCGGTCAACACGTGTTGACGGCAACCATCACCGACTCGGGCAACAAACGCGTCGAACGCTCGGTGCGCGTTGTGGTGCAGGGTGGGCCGCCAGAGATCCGGTTGACTCAGGCGGGTATCGACTACCTCGACGGATCGACCTATGTCTATCCGACGCTTGCGGTCGATGCGTTGCCTTACACCCGCGTGTTTTCGATCTGCAATACCGGTTCAAGCGGCCTCACGCTGGCCAATACGCAATTGGTCAGTGGCGCCAATTTCACCCAACTTGGGCAGCCCGCTTCGTTGCTCGCGCCAGGCGTCTGCACCAGCCTCAGCATCCAGTTCCAGGCCAGCCAACCTGGAACGTTCACAGGCTCCTTGCAGATCGCCAACAACGACAGCAACGAGAACCCGTACGACGTGGCGCTGTCCGCCACTGCCGCACCAAGCAACGTGCAACTCGTCGCCAGCTATGTGCCAAGTTTGGGTGGTGCGCGCACGACCTACGCGTCATCCAGCACCAATGCGCCGAGCTTCGACTACTACTTTGATCCGAATCAGGGCCGATTCGAGGAGCGCCCCGGTGCGCCGTGCCATGCTGGCATCACCAACCCGAATTACTTGCGCGTACGCCTCGGTGGCAGCGTTCTGAACACGGGCGGAATCTCCGGCTGCACGTTCCAGGCATCGTGGGATAGCGTGCCTTACACGTGCTCGGTGGATTTGGTCAATGCGCTCAATTCGGGGCAGGAGTTCATCATCAATACGGATGATGCCAATCAGGACTTGACGACGTGCGCCGAACATCGGGATCCGCAATACCACGTCCGGCAAAACCAAGTGCATTGGCTACAAGTGAACTTCGATGTGGGTCCGCGCACCTATGTGAGACGCGTGACCTTCAAGCGCAAGACCAATGTGATCCGCGCTGTGGCGGTCGCCGATACGTATGTCACCGAAGGGGCTGTTTCCGAGAACAACGCAGCGCAGAGCTACGTGCAGGTGCGTGGTGGCAGTGGCACCCAGAGGTTTGGGTTCATGCGCTTTGCCGGCAGCTCGGCAGGTGTTGGTGTGTCGGTCCGCTCCGCGCAATTGCGATTGATGGCAATCGGGATGCCCATGACGCAACTATCGGTTCGCGCTCAGGTATCGAATGCGCCTTGGGTTGACGGCGTACTCGCGTTCAGCAACTGGAACACGATCACGGGCGGCGACACCGGCAGTATCAGCTCGGCCGCAAATCTCGCTGCTAACCGAACGGTTGGCTTCGATGTGAGCGGCTCGGTCAATACCGTTTATCCATCCTGGGCCTATGTGTTTCGCGCGACAACGTCCGATACGCGCGACCTGCGCTGGATCGGCAGCGCCGAAAACGGAACATCGACTGCCGGTGCATTGGAATCGCGGCCGGTGCTGCACATCACGACTGAATAG
- a CDS encoding peroxidase, FMP-type, with protein sequence MTIPTNPTPPYPEYTDAVLNAPANYGILEQLFGTWVNVDPKTNINNLGLHTTCMPSPGTNTETIFGIFHFLCENYVEELTFAPVAGGVRNRGGTNEQFNGAVEYRQSIQRASDGVGLHEEVGMYLWVDQMYNHAATEQSVIEDNGYPGIAIGAGANGPNFVPPYAIARSGTIPHGSSVMLTGSFAQDVTGKPPFPTGTDSWTDPFTQPWPAIQVANAPNLPSSPLAISPSMGASALLTPPDGGPAVPLNLDEPPPAWAFDKSLPVTQPDSNLTYFQRIVAHPNYPASVRPDLRLRDAIKDQNISKYTLIQLTTKHDGGPQGGILNTPFVQRFANVTEVTLNMWLETVVEADGTEVLQLQYEQIIFFEFMFGSNGQTTRWPHIQVNTLRKQT encoded by the coding sequence ATGACCATTCCAACCAATCCCACACCGCCGTATCCGGAGTACACTGACGCCGTGCTCAATGCCCCGGCGAACTACGGCATCCTGGAACAGTTGTTCGGTACGTGGGTCAATGTGGACCCGAAAACCAACATCAACAACCTGGGGCTGCACACCACCTGCATGCCGTCGCCCGGCACGAACACCGAAACCATTTTTGGCATCTTCCACTTTCTGTGCGAGAACTACGTTGAAGAGCTGACGTTCGCCCCAGTCGCTGGCGGCGTGCGCAATCGCGGCGGCACGAACGAGCAGTTCAATGGTGCCGTGGAGTACCGTCAAAGCATTCAGCGCGCGAGCGATGGGGTGGGCCTGCACGAGGAAGTCGGTATGTATCTCTGGGTCGACCAGATGTACAACCACGCTGCAACCGAGCAATCGGTGATCGAGGACAACGGTTACCCTGGCATTGCAATTGGTGCGGGCGCGAATGGCCCGAACTTCGTCCCCCCCTATGCCATTGCCCGTAGCGGCACGATTCCGCACGGCAGCTCGGTCATGCTGACCGGCAGCTTCGCGCAGGATGTGACGGGTAAACCGCCGTTTCCGACGGGTACCGACAGCTGGACTGATCCGTTCACCCAGCCCTGGCCCGCCATTCAAGTCGCGAATGCGCCGAACCTGCCGTCGTCACCGCTCGCCATTTCGCCAAGCATGGGCGCAAGCGCGTTGCTCACGCCACCAGACGGTGGCCCCGCTGTGCCACTGAACCTTGATGAGCCGCCACCTGCCTGGGCCTTTGACAAGTCGCTGCCGGTGACCCAACCGGATAGCAATCTCACCTACTTCCAACGCATCGTTGCGCATCCAAACTATCCAGCGTCCGTCCGCCCGGATCTGCGTCTGCGCGATGCGATCAAGGATCAGAACATCTCCAAATACACGCTGATCCAGCTGACCACCAAGCATGACGGCGGTCCACAAGGTGGCATTCTGAATACCCCGTTCGTGCAACGATTCGCCAACGTCACCGAAGTCACGCTGAACATGTGGCTCGAAACCGTGGTCGAAGCGGATGGCACCGAGGTACTGCAACTCCAATACGAACAGATCATCTTCTTCGAATTCATGTTCGGCTCGAATGGCCAAACCACACGATGGCCGCATATTCAGGTGAATACGTTGCGGAAGCAGACGTGA
- a CDS encoding c-type cytochrome, whose product MRFGLALCSVLSLATQFALAQDTATATAPAAATEAAAPAETAPPPAPVDPMAAVAAGFAELANANPGDAAAGGGKAAVCGACHGLDGNSTDAQYPKLAGQHEGYIARQLTLFKTGARPNPIMLPFASALSAQDMRDIGAHFAKSSATSGKADDSVIQNEYSPNNGKRVVNVGETIYRGGAKDRSIPACMACHGPSGRGIPGPTYPSLAGQHSGYTANVLNLFKATAPSDPALKDPNYAIMADIAARLTDEEILAVASYIQGLHTAAAGEHLEAAQASAAAQP is encoded by the coding sequence ATGCGTTTTGGCCTTGCCCTTTGTTCCGTGCTGTCGCTTGCGACCCAGTTCGCTCTGGCGCAGGATACGGCGACCGCGACCGCCCCAGCTGCTGCAACCGAAGCAGCCGCTCCTGCTGAAACCGCGCCGCCACCAGCCCCGGTCGATCCGATGGCGGCGGTGGCCGCTGGCTTTGCCGAACTCGCCAATGCCAATCCGGGCGACGCCGCTGCAGGCGGAGGCAAAGCCGCCGTGTGCGGCGCGTGCCATGGCCTCGATGGCAATTCGACCGATGCCCAGTACCCAAAGCTCGCTGGCCAGCACGAGGGCTACATCGCGCGGCAGCTGACTCTGTTCAAAACCGGCGCCCGCCCGAACCCGATCATGCTGCCGTTTGCGTCAGCGCTGAGTGCCCAGGACATGCGCGACATTGGCGCGCACTTCGCGAAGTCGAGTGCCACATCCGGCAAGGCCGATGACAGTGTCATTCAGAACGAATACTCGCCGAACAACGGCAAGCGCGTCGTCAATGTCGGCGAGACCATCTACCGTGGCGGCGCCAAAGACCGCAGCATTCCGGCCTGTATGGCGTGCCATGGTCCGAGTGGTCGCGGCATTCCGGGGCCGACTTACCCGTCGCTGGCGGGTCAGCATTCAGGCTATACGGCCAACGTGCTGAACCTCTTCAAGGCCACGGCGCCGAGCGATCCGGCGCTGAAGGACCCGAATTACGCCATCATGGCGGACATTGCCGCCCGCCTGACCGATGAAGAAATTCTCGCCGTGGCCAGCTATATCCAGGGTCTCCATACGGCCGCTGCGGGCGAACACCTCGAAGCCGCACAGGCCAGCGCCGCGGCGCAGCCCTGA